The proteins below come from a single Nitrosospira sp. Is2 genomic window:
- a CDS encoding P-II family nitrogen regulator, with product MALRPEILISMKRIEIVIDEESLREVIQLFREANVRGYTVIKKAGGLGSRGERDPDDYVFEDENAVMVIACEEAQAEKIINMLHPRLRDFGGMCIVSDCQWVTGPPVSY from the coding sequence ATGGCATTAAGACCAGAAATTTTAATATCGATGAAACGGATTGAAATTGTCATTGACGAAGAATCGCTAAGAGAAGTGATCCAACTGTTTCGGGAAGCCAACGTGCGTGGCTACACGGTCATCAAAAAGGCCGGGGGACTTGGATCGCGGGGGGAGCGGGATCCGGATGACTACGTTTTTGAGGATGAAAACGCGGTGATGGTAATAGCCTGTGAAGAAGCCCAGGCGGAGAAAATCATCAATATGCTTCACCCCAGATTAAGAGACTTCGGAGGAATGTGCATCGTCTCTGACTGTCAATGGGTTACAGGGCCCCCGGTCTCATACTGA
- a CDS encoding winged helix-turn-helix domain-containing protein — protein sequence MARPPTGREFVKAAKERIASAKTVDALRAAQALLLPLEFGLSLEETATVIGLSKSRTGKLRTQFQRIETGALQIRSKKELRNHARMSLAEEVKFLARFIAQAKDPGTLSIAELKAELEQCIGRPVSTSTVYQLLRRHGVTKLAQQTSAEIILAQAWEKLSRRNSGTKGKE from the coding sequence ATGGCTAGACCTCCTACGGGACGAGAGTTCGTAAAAGCTGCAAAGGAGAGAATCGCATCAGCCAAAACTGTGGATGCCCTGCGTGCTGCACAGGCACTGCTCCTCCCCCTGGAGTTTGGGCTATCGCTTGAAGAGACGGCTACGGTTATTGGATTATCCAAGAGCCGTACGGGAAAGCTCAGGACACAGTTTCAGCGAATAGAAACCGGTGCGTTACAGATCAGAAGCAAAAAGGAACTGCGAAATCATGCACGGATGAGCCTGGCTGAAGAGGTGAAGTTCCTGGCGCGTTTCATCGCCCAGGCAAAAGATCCCGGTACCTTGTCTATTGCAGAATTGAAGGCTGAACTTGAACAATGCATAGGTAGGCCAGTTTCGACATCCACCGTTTATCAATTGCTCAGGCGCCACGGAGTGACGAAGCTGGCACAGCAAACGAGCGCAGAAATCATACTGGCGCAAGCATGGGAAAAACTGAGTCGACGAAATAGCGGCACGAAGGGCAAAGAGTGA
- a CDS encoding DUF4142 domain-containing protein, giving the protein MKNSFILAIALFISTFEVAAAPAKLDDAQIAAIAVAANEVDINAAKLAESKSSNREVKAFAHRMIADHSGVIKEATALVTKLKVTPEENVVSKSVRSDGQKNLDRLSKLDGKLFNKAYIQDEIVFHKQVLNLIDEKLLPNAKNEELQALLVKVRAAVASHLEHAEKIQPVVDEMRDPGK; this is encoded by the coding sequence ATGAAAAATTCATTTATTCTCGCTATCGCTTTATTTATTTCAACATTTGAAGTGGCTGCCGCCCCGGCTAAGCTGGATGACGCGCAGATTGCCGCTATTGCGGTGGCTGCTAATGAGGTCGATATCAACGCCGCCAAGCTGGCCGAGTCGAAATCATCCAATCGGGAAGTTAAAGCATTCGCCCACCGCATGATTGCCGATCACTCCGGTGTTATCAAGGAGGCAACGGCACTTGTCACGAAGCTGAAGGTTACGCCAGAGGAAAATGTCGTGAGCAAGAGTGTTAGATCAGATGGCCAAAAGAATCTGGACCGACTCAGCAAGCTGGATGGCAAGCTCTTCAACAAGGCTTATATCCAGGACGAGATTGTGTTTCACAAGCAAGTACTGAACTTGATAGACGAGAAATTATTACCCAACGCAAAAAACGAAGAATTGCAGGCCTTGCTGGTCAAGGTGCGTGCTGCAGTTGCTTCACATCTCGAACATGCCGAAAAGATTCAGCCAGTAGTTGATGAGATGCGCGATCCCGGCAAATAA
- a CDS encoding NAD(P)/FAD-dependent oxidoreductase — MQSSANIDKDRQCSSSCHVVILGAGVSGLCMGSALRRAGITSFVIVEKSAGIGGTWWDSTYPGAECDVCSHLYSYSFDLNPDWSQAYAPQREIHRYLARFAAKFNLLSHIRLNTTLTAARFDAQRGLWLLQLENGHQLTANFFVCSAGPLSEPRHPVIPRLDKYKGRLFHSARWDHDYCFEGKRVAVIGTAASAVQISLASPSWLPSFMFASALPIGSSPG, encoded by the coding sequence ATGCAATCCAGCGCAAATATCGATAAAGACCGGCAATGCAGCAGTTCGTGTCATGTCGTGATCCTTGGGGCCGGCGTCTCGGGCCTTTGCATGGGCAGCGCGCTGCGCAGGGCAGGAATAACGTCATTCGTCATTGTCGAAAAGTCCGCGGGGATTGGCGGCACCTGGTGGGATAGTACGTATCCGGGGGCAGAGTGCGATGTCTGCTCCCATCTCTACTCGTACTCATTCGATCTCAATCCCGACTGGTCACAGGCGTACGCGCCGCAACGTGAAATACACCGATACCTGGCGCGATTTGCGGCAAAGTTCAACCTTCTCTCGCACATTCGATTGAACACTACGTTGACCGCGGCGCGATTCGATGCTCAACGCGGACTGTGGTTGTTGCAACTTGAAAATGGCCATCAACTGACAGCCAACTTTTTCGTATGCAGTGCAGGACCACTGAGCGAGCCGCGTCACCCGGTTATTCCCCGGTTGGATAAATATAAGGGCCGCCTGTTCCATTCTGCTCGCTGGGATCATGACTACTGCTTCGAGGGCAAGCGCGTTGCGGTGATCGGTACCGCAGCCAGCGCGGTGCAGATATCCCTCGCCTCGCCCTCATGGTTGCCAAGCTTTATGTTTGCCAGCGCTCTCCCAATTGGATCATCCCCAGGCTGA
- a CDS encoding DUF1579 domain-containing protein: protein MQFKPEKEHQWLQKLVGEWTYEVEAIMGPDKPAEKFTGSESVRSIGGFWVQCEGRGQMCDAGDTGGTAVTVMTLGYDPQKRRVVGTWIGSMMSHLWIYDGSLDASEKVLTLNAEGPSFTAEGKLGKYKDVIEFKSDDHRVLTSHMLGDDGTWHQFMTANYHRTGSGT from the coding sequence ATGCAGTTCAAGCCCGAGAAAGAACACCAATGGCTGCAAAAACTTGTCGGCGAATGGACTTACGAGGTAGAGGCAATAATGGGGCCCGATAAGCCAGCGGAAAAGTTTACCGGATCGGAAAGCGTGCGGTCGATAGGCGGCTTCTGGGTGCAGTGCGAGGGACGCGGCCAGATGTGCGACGCTGGCGACACAGGGGGCACCGCGGTTACGGTGATGACGCTTGGGTACGACCCGCAGAAACGACGGGTCGTTGGCACCTGGATTGGCTCCATGATGTCTCACCTTTGGATATACGATGGATCCCTGGATGCGTCGGAGAAAGTGCTCACGCTCAATGCCGAGGGTCCTAGCTTCACTGCGGAAGGGAAGCTCGGGAAATACAAGGATGTGATCGAATTTAAAAGCGATGATCATCGGGTGCTGACGTCACACATGCTGGGCGATGACGGAACGTGGCACCAGTTCATGACCGCCAACTACCATCGTACTGGATCGGGCACCTAG
- a CDS encoding type 1 glutamine amidotransferase domain-containing protein: MKILIVLTSHDQLGNTGKKTGFWLEEFTTPYYILKDAGAEVALASPKGGEPPIDPISDLPENLTLSTKRFHADIAAQAELANTKALAQVSAEDFDAVFYPGGHGPMWDMPDNTVSIALIEAFDKAGKPIVAVCHGPTALVNVRGKECDYMIRGKHVTGFSNEEEDDVGCSEIVPFLLEDGLKERGAVFSKSDNWAPYVQVNGQLITGQNPASAGPAAEALLQLLHAD; the protein is encoded by the coding sequence ATGAAAATTCTCATTGTTCTGACGTCTCACGACCAACTCGGCAACACCGGAAAAAAAACCGGCTTCTGGCTGGAAGAATTCACCACGCCCTATTACATATTGAAGGATGCAGGAGCGGAGGTCGCGCTGGCCTCGCCTAAGGGCGGTGAGCCGCCCATTGACCCGATAAGCGACCTGCCCGAAAATCTTACCCTTTCAACAAAACGCTTTCACGCCGATATTGCTGCACAGGCTGAACTCGCCAACACCAAAGCGCTGGCTCAGGTTTCGGCAGAAGACTTCGATGCGGTGTTTTATCCGGGAGGGCACGGCCCGATGTGGGACATGCCCGACAACACGGTCTCCATTGCGTTGATTGAAGCTTTCGACAAAGCCGGCAAACCCATCGTGGCAGTTTGTCATGGCCCGACCGCTCTCGTCAACGTGCGGGGGAAAGAGTGCGATTATATGATTAGAGGAAAGCACGTCACGGGCTTTTCCAACGAGGAAGAAGATGACGTGGGCTGCAGCGAAATCGTTCCCTTTTTGCTGGAAGACGGATTAAAGGAAAGGGGAGCCGTCTTTAGCAAGAGTGACAACTGGGCTCCTTACGTCCAGGTGAATGGCCAGCTGATAACCGGACAGAACCCGGCCTCTGCTGGCCCGGCAGCGGAAGCGCTGCTGCAGTTGCTGCATGCCGACTGA
- a CDS encoding NAD(P)H-quinone oxidoreductase: MAYKSDVHQATMQAIDIARPGGPEVLVPASHPIPRPASGEILVKIAAAGINRPDVLQRRGLYRPPRGASTIPGLEIAGEVAALGDGTVRFHLGDKVCALVPGGGYAEYCVAHESNALPVPGAVSLGEAAALPETFFTVWANLFQRGKLQAGETVLIHGGASGIGTTATMLSKVFGATVAVTVGSEEKGKACLALGASLAINYRTQDFVEEVKKFTGGKGVDVIVDIVAGDYVARNYQAAALNGRIIQIGVQNGPARELDLMTMLSKRLTHTGSLMRPRSVVEKAQIAQELEQQVWPLLRQGKLRPKIFRTFRLEDASKAHALLESGVHIGKIVLTTPALGEDSDF, encoded by the coding sequence ATGGCTTACAAATCGGATGTCCATCAGGCAACGATGCAGGCGATCGACATCGCCCGTCCCGGCGGTCCCGAGGTGCTGGTCCCTGCATCACACCCAATACCCCGCCCAGCGAGCGGCGAAATTCTGGTAAAAATTGCGGCGGCCGGGATTAACCGTCCGGATGTGTTGCAAAGGCGCGGGTTATATCGGCCCCCCCGGGGCGCCTCCACAATTCCAGGACTCGAAATCGCCGGTGAAGTCGCGGCACTGGGCGATGGAACCGTACGCTTCCATTTGGGCGACAAGGTTTGCGCGCTGGTTCCCGGCGGCGGCTATGCGGAGTACTGCGTCGCGCATGAAAGCAACGCCCTGCCAGTTCCCGGCGCAGTGAGTCTGGGGGAGGCGGCGGCGTTGCCGGAGACCTTCTTCACGGTCTGGGCCAATCTCTTTCAACGCGGCAAGCTCCAAGCAGGGGAAACGGTACTGATTCATGGCGGCGCCTCCGGTATTGGCACCACCGCCACGATGCTGTCTAAGGTCTTCGGCGCCACCGTGGCCGTCACCGTCGGTTCGGAGGAGAAGGGGAAGGCGTGCCTTGCCCTGGGAGCCAGCCTGGCCATCAATTACCGAACTCAGGATTTTGTCGAGGAAGTCAAAAAATTTACCGGTGGCAAAGGGGTGGATGTCATAGTGGATATTGTCGCGGGAGATTACGTTGCCAGAAACTACCAGGCGGCCGCGCTGAATGGCCGCATTATCCAGATCGGCGTGCAGAATGGACCTGCCAGGGAGCTTGACCTGATGACGATGCTGAGCAAACGGCTTACGCATACCGGGTCGCTGATGCGGCCCCGCAGTGTGGTGGAAAAAGCCCAGATTGCTCAGGAACTGGAGCAGCAGGTGTGGCCGCTGCTGCGGCAGGGAAAACTGAGGCCTAAAATTTTCCGGACTTTTCGGCTGGAGGACGCGTCCAAGGCGCACGCGCTGTTGGAGTCAGGCGTACATATCGGAAAAATTGTTCTGACCACCCCGGCCCTGGGCGAGGATAGCGATTTTTAA
- a CDS encoding glycerol-3-phosphate dehydrogenase/oxidase: protein MAETFDVVVIGGGIHGAGIAQAAAARGLSVMVLEQTAIASGTSSRSSKLIHGGLRYLESRQFSLVRECLQERSLLLKLAPGLVELRPFYIPVYRDTARRPWMLYVGLSFYRLLGGGGPAMRFRRIPQSQWKNLDGLETTDLEAVFQYYDAQTDDAALTNAVMRSAQRLGAQLKIPATFTGALLDEPTNAIEYRHNGKTETCGAAVLINAAGPWAQEVLSRITPAPPQLEIELVQGTHLLLPGKLTQGIYYVEAEDRRVVFVMPWKGNTLVGTTELIFQGNPGDVAPLPSEIAYLMETLCRYFPRYRTGVPIRDAIAGLRVLPSGRNGTEGEAGTLHARSRETVLYLHRREQSGTTRLLTVYGGKLTTYRLTAERVMAHLADALPARVPLADTRDLELT from the coding sequence ATGGCAGAAACCTTCGATGTGGTAGTGATCGGCGGTGGTATCCACGGCGCCGGTATCGCGCAGGCGGCCGCGGCGCGGGGATTATCGGTCATGGTGCTCGAGCAGACGGCAATTGCGAGCGGCACTTCCAGCCGCTCCAGCAAGCTTATCCACGGCGGCCTGCGTTATCTGGAAAGCCGCCAGTTTTCCCTTGTGCGCGAATGCCTGCAGGAACGTTCGCTCCTCTTGAAACTGGCGCCCGGCCTGGTCGAGCTCCGGCCATTTTATATTCCCGTGTACCGGGATACTGCGCGGCGGCCGTGGATGCTGTACGTGGGGTTGAGTTTTTACCGGCTGCTAGGTGGTGGCGGCCCAGCAATGCGCTTCCGCCGCATTCCGCAAAGCCAATGGAAAAATCTCGATGGACTGGAGACGACGGACCTTGAAGCCGTGTTTCAGTATTACGACGCTCAAACCGACGATGCAGCGCTGACGAACGCGGTGATGCGTTCGGCCCAGCGACTGGGGGCGCAACTCAAGATACCAGCCACATTCACCGGCGCGCTGCTCGATGAACCCACCAACGCTATCGAATACCGCCATAACGGAAAAACCGAAACCTGTGGGGCCGCAGTATTGATTAATGCAGCCGGACCGTGGGCACAGGAAGTATTAAGCCGGATTACACCCGCACCGCCACAGCTCGAGATCGAGCTGGTGCAGGGAACCCATCTTCTCCTGCCCGGCAAGCTCACACAAGGAATTTATTATGTGGAAGCAGAGGACAGGCGCGTGGTGTTTGTGATGCCCTGGAAAGGAAATACATTGGTGGGGACAACTGAATTAATTTTCCAGGGCAATCCGGGGGATGTCGCGCCGCTTCCGAGTGAGATTGCCTACCTGATGGAAACCCTTTGCCGCTATTTCCCGCGCTATCGAACCGGAGTGCCCATCCGCGACGCCATCGCCGGTTTGCGGGTACTGCCATCGGGCAGGAATGGAACCGAGGGCGAGGCCGGCACCCTGCATGCCCGTTCGCGCGAAACAGTCCTGTATCTCCACCGGCGGGAGCAATCCGGCACGACCCGTTTGCTTACTGTTTACGGCGGCAAACTGACGACTTACAGGCTGACGGCGGAACGGGTCATGGCCCATCTGGCGGATGCGCTGCCAGCGCGTGTGCCGCTGGCGGATACGCGGGATCTGGAGTTGACCTGA
- a CDS encoding VOC family protein produces the protein MANPMTEESSPESGGKIMHACIKVGNNLLMGSDGPAGCNEEAKGFYISLGIEDPDEAERLFQVLSQNGTVHMPMQETFWAVRFGMLVDQFGTPWMVNCEKQK, from the coding sequence ATGGCCAATCCCATGACGGAAGAATCCTCGCCCGAGTCGGGCGGTAAAATCATGCACGCGTGTATCAAAGTGGGCAATAACCTGCTGATGGGCTCGGATGGACCGGCCGGGTGCAACGAGGAAGCCAAGGGCTTCTACATTTCGCTGGGAATAGAAGATCCTGACGAAGCGGAGCGGCTGTTCCAGGTGTTGTCGCAGAATGGGACAGTGCACATGCCGATGCAGGAAACCTTCTGGGCCGTCCGTTTCGGCATGCTCGTCGATCAATTTGGCACTCCCTGGATGGTGAACTGCGAGAAACAGAAATAA
- a CDS encoding SDR family oxidoreductase, whose translation MPSPAVMKALRNKVAIVTGSSRGIGAEIAHTLAGAGAKVVVNYTVNRKAAEAVCAAINQAGGESLAVRADVSHSVEARILFDAAIGRFNRVDILVNNAGVLLSRRIADITDEEFDRVLSVNTKGVFYTLREAATRLADGGRVVSMSSTVTRLMLANYGAYAASKGAVEQLTRVFAKEVGKRGITANIVSPGPVNTEMFLNGKSEETIKRMANMSFQGRVAEPEDIARVVLFLVSDESGWVTGQNISASGGAA comes from the coding sequence ATGCCGAGCCCTGCAGTGATGAAAGCGCTCAGGAATAAGGTCGCCATTGTCACCGGCTCCTCCCGGGGAATCGGCGCTGAAATAGCCCACACTCTGGCGGGGGCGGGCGCGAAAGTCGTCGTGAATTACACGGTCAATCGAAAAGCGGCCGAAGCGGTCTGCGCCGCAATTAACCAGGCAGGCGGCGAATCGCTGGCGGTAAGAGCCGATGTCAGTCACTCCGTGGAAGCTCGCATACTGTTTGATGCCGCTATCGGGCGCTTCAATCGCGTGGATATCCTTGTCAATAACGCGGGCGTGCTTCTTTCCCGCAGGATTGCCGATATCACCGATGAAGAATTCGATCGGGTGCTGAGCGTAAATACGAAAGGTGTTTTTTATACCCTGCGGGAGGCCGCTACTCGGCTCGCGGATGGGGGGCGCGTGGTCAGCATGTCCAGTACCGTTACCCGGTTGATGCTCGCGAATTATGGCGCTTATGCTGCAAGCAAGGGAGCCGTCGAGCAACTCACGCGCGTCTTCGCAAAGGAAGTTGGGAAACGTGGCATCACTGCCAATATCGTTTCGCCGGGCCCAGTCAATACCGAAATGTTCCTTAACGGAAAGAGCGAGGAAACGATCAAACGTATGGCAAACATGTCGTTTCAGGGTCGCGTGGCTGAGCCGGAGGATATCGCCCGCGTGGTGCTCTTTCTGGTGAGCGACGAGTCTGGCTGGGTAACCGGGCAAAACATCAGTGCCAGCGGCGGCGCTGCCTGA
- a CDS encoding VOC family protein, protein MSVIGLNHYNLRTPRQLMEKLKEFYCSVLGLVQGPRPSLGSFGYWLYAGSECVLHLSETAPDELRPTHTATTLDHVAFTCTDRPEMEARLKLNDIEFRTGAVPALGITQLFLQDPAGNGIELSFKEPVNKP, encoded by the coding sequence ATGAGCGTTATTGGCCTCAATCACTATAATTTGCGCACGCCGCGCCAGTTGATGGAAAAACTGAAAGAGTTTTATTGCAGCGTTCTCGGCCTTGTGCAAGGCCCGCGGCCATCGCTCGGAAGCTTCGGGTATTGGCTTTACGCCGGGAGTGAATGCGTTCTGCACCTGAGCGAGACGGCCCCTGATGAGCTCCGTCCCACGCACACGGCAACCACTCTCGACCATGTTGCCTTTACATGTACGGATCGACCGGAAATGGAGGCGCGTTTGAAACTGAACGATATCGAGTTCCGTACGGGTGCGGTGCCTGCGCTGGGGATTACCCAGTTATTCCTGCAAGACCCGGCGGGAAACGGTATCGAGTTAAGCTTCAAGGAACCTGTGAACAAGCCGTAA
- a CDS encoding ankyrin repeat domain-containing protein: MNPPRKSFLLAGLALVASLSQPPVAVGGVYEDLRGAAEQNHTSDIAKLLAKGADPNTPDESGNTLLMIAVRNNNAELVDLLVNAGAKLNLRNRHGETAIMLASYRGLGNIVETLYINGAEINHKGWNPLLYAASGGHARIIELLLEGGVPVNATSDNGTTPLMMAARGNHVAATKVLLKNGANPNLRNEWGKSALDWALSKKNTDLAELLKSNGAQ, from the coding sequence ATGAACCCACCAAGAAAATCGTTTTTACTTGCGGGTCTGGCGCTCGTTGCCAGTCTGAGCCAGCCGCCGGTTGCCGTGGGCGGGGTCTACGAAGATCTGCGGGGAGCGGCCGAACAAAATCATACGAGCGACATCGCAAAACTGCTCGCAAAGGGCGCGGATCCCAACACCCCGGACGAAAGCGGCAATACGCTGCTGATGATCGCCGTCCGGAATAACAATGCCGAACTGGTTGACCTGCTGGTGAATGCGGGCGCCAAGCTCAACCTGCGCAACAGGCACGGGGAGACCGCCATTATGCTTGCCAGTTACAGGGGTCTCGGGAATATTGTGGAAACCTTGTATATCAATGGCGCAGAAATCAATCACAAGGGCTGGAACCCTTTGCTTTACGCAGCCAGCGGCGGCCATGCGAGGATTATCGAGTTGCTGCTCGAAGGTGGCGTGCCGGTTAATGCAACCTCGGACAATGGAACCACCCCCCTCATGATGGCGGCGCGCGGCAACCATGTGGCAGCCACCAAGGTTCTGCTGAAGAACGGCGCGAACCCAAACCTGAGGAACGAATGGGGCAAAAGTGCATTGGACTGGGCTTTGAGTAAAAAAAATACCGACCTCGCGGAGTTATTGAAAAGCAACGGTGCCCAGTAA
- a CDS encoding TatD family hydrolase → MFIDSHCHLDFPDLSSNLDEVLGKMRENQVSHALCVSVNLEDFPRVRALAEAHPNLFASVGVHPDYENLTEPQAAHLASLAGHPKVIAIGETGLDYFRLKGDLEWQRERFRQHIRAARQCGKPLIVHTRAAAEDTLRIMAEEGADKVGGVMHCFTESWDVAQRAIEMNFYISFSGIVTFKNAVALKDVARRIELGKALIETDSPYLAPVPHRGKTNQPAFVRYVAEEIATLRGIAVHEVAEATSANFFNLFKAAKI, encoded by the coding sequence ATGTTTATCGACTCTCATTGTCATCTCGATTTTCCCGATCTTTCCAGCAACCTTGACGAGGTTCTGGGGAAAATGCGCGAGAACCAGGTCAGCCACGCACTCTGCGTAAGTGTTAACCTGGAAGATTTCCCGCGCGTGCGCGCGCTGGCGGAAGCCCATCCTAATTTGTTTGCCTCTGTTGGAGTTCATCCGGATTACGAAAACCTGACCGAGCCGCAGGCTGCGCATCTGGCCTCCCTCGCTGGCCATCCCAAGGTCATCGCGATTGGCGAAACCGGGTTGGATTATTTTCGCCTCAAAGGCGATCTGGAGTGGCAGCGGGAGCGTTTCCGCCAGCACATCCGTGCTGCCCGGCAGTGCGGCAAGCCGCTTATTGTCCATACGCGCGCAGCTGCCGAGGATACGCTGCGTATCATGGCCGAGGAGGGCGCGGATAAGGTCGGCGGAGTCATGCATTGCTTTACAGAAAGCTGGGACGTCGCCCAACGGGCGATCGAAATGAATTTTTATATCTCGTTTTCCGGTATCGTTACCTTCAAAAATGCGGTGGCGCTGAAGGACGTGGCAAGGCGAATCGAACTGGGAAAAGCGCTGATCGAGACCGATTCTCCATACCTTGCGCCGGTGCCACATCGCGGCAAGACCAACCAGCCCGCGTTTGTCCGGTATGTCGCGGAAGAAATAGCGACACTGCGCGGCATCGCCGTGCATGAAGTTGCTGAAGCCACCAGCGCCAATTTCTTTAATTTGTTCAAGGCAGCGAAAATATGA
- the holB gene encoding DNA polymerase III subunit delta' → MITIYPWQTELWRKLAAGSPPAHALLLRGRKGLGKLAFATYLAKSRLCEHPSATGDACGNCPSCRWFDQGSHPDFRLVEPEAISKKPQRLESGEGNPDGGGDPKGAAVYENDSAMEETGAESSGAKSKKKPSKQIGVEQIRDQSDFINTSSHQNGYKIIVIHPAEAMNPSAANALLKNLEEPPARTLFILVTHHSQHLLPTIRSRCRQIGMPAPTPAAAIEWLKQQRVGDAETCLAFAGFAPLGALEFNDDKYLQQHQAFIRQISAPENLDIIALADVMQKADLPTVVNWLQKWCYDLMSFRTAGKIRYHLDMLATVKSLASSIEPRSLATYSRRLAETHQLAGHTLNSRLFLEEMLLSYVKALSPARRA, encoded by the coding sequence ATGATTACGATTTATCCATGGCAAACTGAGCTCTGGCGCAAGCTCGCAGCTGGTTCGCCGCCGGCTCACGCCCTGCTGCTTCGGGGTCGTAAGGGGCTGGGCAAGCTTGCTTTTGCCACTTATTTAGCCAAATCGAGATTGTGCGAGCACCCCTCGGCTACGGGTGATGCATGCGGGAACTGCCCGAGTTGCCGCTGGTTTGATCAAGGCAGCCATCCCGATTTCCGCTTGGTCGAGCCTGAAGCCATCTCCAAGAAGCCGCAAAGGCTTGAGTCGGGAGAGGGCAACCCGGACGGCGGCGGGGATCCCAAGGGCGCCGCGGTTTATGAAAACGATTCGGCGATGGAAGAAACGGGAGCTGAATCCAGCGGGGCGAAATCCAAAAAAAAACCCAGCAAACAAATTGGTGTCGAGCAAATACGCGATCAAAGTGATTTTATCAACACATCCAGCCATCAGAATGGTTACAAAATTATCGTAATTCATCCGGCCGAAGCAATGAACCCTTCCGCGGCAAATGCCCTGCTCAAAAACCTGGAAGAACCGCCGGCGCGCACCCTGTTCATTCTCGTGACGCATCACTCGCAACATCTGCTGCCCACGATACGCAGCCGTTGCCGTCAAATCGGAATGCCCGCGCCTACTCCCGCTGCCGCTATTGAGTGGCTCAAACAGCAGCGGGTCGGAGATGCCGAAACCTGTCTCGCTTTCGCCGGTTTCGCACCATTGGGGGCACTTGAGTTCAACGACGACAAATACCTCCAGCAGCACCAGGCATTCATCAGGCAAATCAGCGCGCCCGAAAATCTGGACATTATTGCATTGGCGGATGTGATGCAGAAAGCCGACCTGCCCACGGTGGTCAACTGGCTGCAAAAATGGTGCTATGATCTAATGAGTTTTCGCACTGCCGGGAAAATCCGATATCACCTGGATATGCTTGCCACAGTAAAATCACTGGCGTCGAGCATCGAACCTCGCTCGCTCGCGACTTACTCGCGCCGCTTGGCTGAAACACATCAGTTGGCAGGTCATACGCTAAATTCCCGGTTATTCCTGGAAGAAATGCTTCTTTCCTACGTCAAAGCGCTATCGCCCGCACGTCGCGCCTGA
- the tmk gene encoding dTMP kinase has product MTASKTITGKFITLEGIDGAGKSTHLHWFEKVLRDKGKTVVVTREPGGTRLGEALRQLLLDTGQAMHAETEALLMFAARREHLDKVIMPGLERGDWVISDRFTDASFAYQGGGRGLAATKLAELEHWVQGEFQPDLTFYFDVAVEVGRQRTSAIKLADRFEKETDTFFNRVREAYLERARQFPQRIRVIDANLSLVEVHKQLDEVLLKLCDDYDLSMAN; this is encoded by the coding sequence ATGACGGCTTCGAAAACCATTACTGGAAAATTCATCACCCTGGAAGGGATAGACGGCGCTGGCAAAAGCACCCACCTGCACTGGTTCGAAAAGGTATTGCGCGACAAAGGTAAAACCGTGGTGGTAACCCGTGAGCCTGGTGGGACGCGGCTGGGCGAGGCCTTGCGCCAGCTTCTGCTTGACACCGGGCAGGCCATGCACGCCGAAACCGAGGCGCTGCTCATGTTCGCGGCCCGGCGGGAACACCTGGATAAAGTCATTATGCCTGGGCTCGAGCGGGGCGATTGGGTGATTTCCGATCGTTTCACCGATGCCAGCTTTGCATACCAGGGTGGCGGAAGAGGGCTCGCAGCGACGAAACTGGCCGAGCTCGAGCACTGGGTACAGGGAGAGTTTCAACCTGACCTCACCTTTTATTTCGACGTCGCGGTAGAGGTAGGCAGGCAACGAACCAGCGCCATCAAATTAGCCGACCGGTTCGAAAAAGAAACCGATACTTTTTTTAACCGCGTGCGGGAAGCGTATCTGGAAAGGGCACGGCAATTTCCCCAGCGCATACGCGTCATTGATGCCAACCTGTCCCTCGTGGAAGTTCATAAACAGCTTGATGAAGTATTATTAAAGCTTTGTGATGATTACGATTTATCCATGGCAAACTGA